AACAAGTAAAATTGCACTACACATATACGTAACATCGATGACGGTAACCCAGGAGCTTGAGGAAATTTAACCGAGCGGTATTCATAAAAGAAACTTACATACTCTGAAAACCTTAAACATACTGTACAAAATCAACGGGAACAAGGTTATTAACATAGCCAATTCTTATCCAAACTGGTCTAGATGTACGGGTAACTGTCTGGCACACAAACAAGTTAAGTACACTCGCAAGTGTATGCACAGCGACGATTGGTTTAACATGATCTTTACACTTGAGTGCGCATCTCTTACTGAGCTTAGCTTAGCAATTATCCTAGACTGGGTTATTCAGTTATTAACTCTGTTTCGGCAGCCATAGTTCTAACACTGAAATAGCTTAAATAGGATTTCCTTGTCGCCCTCCTTCCGTTCGCCTTGGCCGCACAGAAGGTCCGCTTAGGTCAGAAAGATATGTCTAATGCGGGTCGGAGGTTAGGACTTTCGCATCACTGCATATTAGATATCAGCTTGGACCACTCACCTCACAACAACCGTGTTCAGCAGAAGACAGGGCGCCAGCATCGACCTAAATATGTGCGTCAGGCGATCGGCTGAGGAGGTCTTCCGACGCGAGATTGCCGCCATATTGTCGCCTGCAGGTGGCAGTGGGGAAAATTGGAATTTGAATTAGAGCCCGAATTCGCTAGGCGGCAGACaggcaaatgcaattatgTGCACCAGCACCCGTGCTCCGCATTTCCAATTTGCCCGCTCGCCGCATttcgtattttcattttaataagcCGAAGCTTGCGCTATTTGCATACTTTCATTTACACGGGTTATCGTTATTATCAAAAGGCGTGCGATGTGTATTTAAATGCTAAAACTACAAGGAACGCAGTTTGACGAGGTTCGGAAGTGCCAAGGGCTAATTGTATATatagaagaaaaaaacatctGCATtgactaaaactaaatatcattaaaactaaaaatctccttaaaatatctaaatattttgttatggTCCTTAAATGTATATTACTAACATTACCAACGGGGAAAatgacattttatttttttcaaatacaaagtttgtacaatttaaaaataaaatcactAACAAATTGATCGGATGGTCAGACGGATTGACAGACGgagattatatatattttgtcgAGCCCACTTTAAAGcccacaaattgaaaaatcctGTAGAAGCAATTAATGGCTAAAACGGGTATTAGGGATTCGAGGAAGTCGACTTGTGCTTTCTCTATTCTTATACACAAAgcaagaaataatattgtCATTTCCTTTTCTCCTTTTAAAATTTTCctcaaataaaaatcataaagaTCAATCCAGATGGCATCATAggtaaattatttgattattgaGCAAAATACTCGTAGTagatatttgttttgttaagCCGACAATGGGAATGCTGCCCTACTGACACTTCGTAGAAAACTCGCCTTTCATCATTTAACAAATACAGCATACCTTTCGACACGAAGACGTAGATGCTCGCCGGCTCCGTGTTGCTGGCCGAGCAGGTGTAGTTGCCGGAGTCCGTGATCTGCGGTTCCCGGATGATCAGACGGCTCTGAGTGCGTGGTCCCGGGGTCGTCTCAATGGTTATGTCCCGACGGGAGTCGACGTAGTTGATCAGACGATCGTTCTTTTGCCAGTACACGTACTGCGGTGGTGTAGGACTCTGTGGCACAAAATTGATGGGGTGACCGGAGTACGGACTTTTCAACTCACTTCTCGACTTACCTTTTCAATAATGCAAACTAAATTAATTGTTGAGCCCATGTCGACATGCAGCTCGCCGGAGCCCAGTATGAATGCCTCTGGAACAACCACTTGAAGATTCACAAAGTGGGAAATGATGCCTGTCGGTGTCGAGAcctgtgtgttggtgtttgaTATTATGGTGGATGGTCCGGGAAAGCAATGAATGGAAGAGACGGGAGTGGAGTGGAAAGAGCAAGTGTGGCCATTGAGTGCAATTGGTATTCGTAATCAACTTGAAACTTAATGCTTCAGCAAACTGCGAGCAAGAATTACTTTTTTCCCAGCTAGTTCCGAAAAATCGTTCCGAGTGCAAGAAATGTTGCActcattgaaatgcaaatcaaacaatttcaatttggcaagcaaaaatgaaacaaaacgGACGGATTCTATATAAGTGGAACGCTTTCTACACGTCCCAGCTCGGAGCTCTTCTCAAAAATATCCGGCAGGCAGCGATTTCAACTGCAGATTCTCCGGATCCGCTGCCGCAATGGAGTAGGAAAATAACCATTTCGGCATATTTGCATGCAGCTCTCGTTTGCTGCTCAGCTTCATAGTCCATATTCTGTATTCCGTATTCCGAGGTCCTCAGTCCGTTGTCCGAAGACAGGAGTCCGGAGGGGACATCGCCCGACCCACTGACTCTGAGCCTGACTCGGTGactgactggtttgttctggCATGCGGCTTCTCATATTGAAATTGCatgcaaacaattttgaaattgaaGCTACGTTTCTGAAATTGCACCACGCTTCCTTTGCCTCTCATCCATCCAGTCAAAGCAGGGCGAATGGCACTTGTGCTGCTGCACAAACAGAGTTGCTGTCAAGTGTCCATTTCAGCAGTGTCTAACTTTGTTGCTTTTCAGTTAGTTGTCTCCCCATTCCCGAGTCTCCCTCTAAGCTGTTTTTCTTCCTGCCCGACCCCCGCACGACTCCGCACCTTCCCTATTTGCATTCTCATGACTTTCGGGCTTACTTGTAAATTACTTCGTGAGATGGAAGTCCTTGCTTCTTGCAGGGGCCCGCATGTGTCGGGGTCCGGGTCATCAGGACTCGTTTTCTGGCCAAATTCGTCGCAGACTGTCGGCTGACGTTCACATGCGCTGACGGACTCGTCAATGTCAACGGCACTATCCCAATCCCTCTCCTAATCGGACTCGAATACGGATTGACATTCACGTTGGAAGTTTCCCTGCTAAAGAGAACCTGTTCAGAGCAGAAGGCTGCGAGCAGTGGCCTTAAATCGAACCTTTGCATACACAacttcatttccattttacaaTTAAATCATGCGCAAAAGAACAAATCGACGTGACGTAAAATCAGGGAAAAGCTAAAGCTCGAAAACCTCAACTCAACGTTCTCGTGCAGGGAAACGCAGGGACGCGAAACGAGAGCATATGCAAATGGACTTTAGTATATTTCAACTGCGcctcatgcataaaatatgGAGCCATCATTCCCGGCCGCCCAATACGACTCCCACGTCCTCCCGCACGcgcactcccactcccacgcccacgcccacgcccattctcgttcccattcccacttaCCTGGCACTCGTACATGCCGTGATCCCGGCGCTGCACAAACTTTATCTGCAAAGTCCACATGTTGGAGCCGGGCGTGTGCAGTATGGCGAAGCGCTCATCGTTCGTGTAGAGCTGGGCCCCAGACGACAGGATGTGCCAGTCCCGGCGGCGGATCCAAGATATTTGGTTCTGTTGACGAAAGCCCGAGCGGGCGCGTCATTAACGACCGGACTAATTGGTAATCGAGTACTACACACACGGATAATTAATAGCACTACAAGTAGGCAGCACAGACAGATCAGCACATGCAATTAGCGAAACATGCGAATATTACTcgaaaagtaattaaaaaatactcaAAAGCCCCACGGTGCAACCACCATCACCCCACCAATGTCCGCGCCGCGTTGTCCTTTCGCGGGGCTGTGGGTAGTCTGGGGGGAGGGTTGTTTGGCTTAAATTACGAGATTGGTTTACAAGTGGATAAGCTATTTTTAATGTTCCTGGCAGGTGCACACTCAATTCATAACGGGCAATTCCAGAAAATGCTTAAAAGAATTAAACCCGAAccagaaatttcaacatttttttggaatatctgtggaaattgggaaaaaagtAATAGAATGAAATAGGAAACTAAAAATTTGGGCGTgtatcacaacatttttccaaactttgggcattacagttatgtgggcgtggcaacaagatCTTcggcaaatcaataaaaatttacaaaatatataaaaaaaagacaaagtattaaaaccttttttcaatagttttggtcggcttgtgggcgttagagtgggcgcggcaacatttggaaacaaagctgcgctgcgtctatgtgtTTCGAAGCTGCATGTCTGATTAAAATCAATACATCCGCATGAAGTGTATAAAAGGAGCCGTAATTAATGCTGGTTAAATTGAAACAAACGTTTTCGCGGTctaacaaattaatatttcagaATATTCCCAGCCCAGTATACGAGGTACTTGGTTTTTAACCAAACCAAATGTCAAACATTGTGTACTGAAATTGTCATCCTACCAAACGTTTGCTTTCAACTACAAACTAAGCTCTtgctttgctgttgtttgtgcTTGACTGCTTAACAAATTAGAATTTTGCGTGCCGCTTTCAGCAAAGAGGCGAATGAAAATGCCATATAATTAGACAGAagaatgaaatggaaatgaaaacgaaaacgcaaatggggaaaatgggaaatggtgCAAAATATCTCAAATACGATATGCACATAGAATTGCAGAAGCAGCTGTGCTCGCAGCATATCCTGGCCATCTTCATGCGCTGGGCTCGGATGGAATTCAATTTTGCTGCCACTAAACAAAGCGCTTTTTCATGCAAGGCATGCGGGAGGGGATTACGGGCAGGGGACTTGGGGTTTCGGGCTTAGATGTGGGACGTGGGGTATGTGACACAGGACAATTCAGGATGGGGTATTGTGATTTGGGCAAGCTGAGGAACAGGGCGTGCACATTGAATAGAACAGAACCGAACAGAACCGAACAGAACCGAACAGAaccgaacagaacagaacaaaGAAATGTCATTGTCGTTGCCGACATCGTGGTTCGACGAGGTACAATTagaaagacaaaaacaaacccaATTTACACCCACTCTGTCCACACCGGAGACCTTGCAGACCAGAAAGGCGGTGCCACCCAGCTGAACTGTGGTGTTGTGCGCCATCAGCTTTTGGAGCAGGAAGAATCGCAGAAGGGCGGCAAAAAGAAATAGAGCAGGAAAGAAAGAACACAAgacaaaaagttaaaagttcATTTTTTACGATGCCGAAGGAGGTGGTTCAAAAAGCGAAACGTATCCCAGTCGCACAATTAGTCAGCAAAACAGCGCCAGCCCAGGATCCTCGACCCGGTCCGGGCAATACTTCAGAGGCGGACCTACTTGGGCAGGACTGAGACGCGAAGAGGTTGACTGGTGTGGGTGCTCGTGGACCGGGCGTCTGGTGGTTGCGGCGCGCCTGCCATTTGGATAATTAGATTCGAAGCCAGCGCGaatgaattataaataagcACTAAAGATTAATTAGTCCCGGCAATGGAGTCCAGATCACATCGGACTCGTTCCCGTCGTGCTGGTAATTAGTGTTATACTGGGAAAGTGGTCCGCTTGGTTCGCCTTGGGTCCTGCTGCATTTTTCGGATCCGGCATTTACGTATTGATGGGATAGAGCACACTGTTTTGCTGACGAAAGCGGCTTTTGTGTTTGCTATGGCTGGAAATTTGGGTGTCGCAGCATCTGCGCTTGCAGgcgatttaatttaaatttgatgtCGAATATCTGTCCGACGGAGGAAGAACGCAATCTGTCAATGGGACTTACCTCACTGTCTTCAAACATTGGACTGTCGCTCGAGTCGAGATTATTATCCAATTTTGAATCGCCATTTATACCGCCGCGCATCCATAGCTTCTTCCAATCGTTATCTGTGAGTATTGACTTTTGATCTGTAACAAAAAGAAAGGAGCCACAAGCGTTAGACAAACGCAATTGCAGAGTGGAAAGTGCAGTCACAAATTGTGTTAAAGTCAGGTTCTTGGTAGCTCTCTTGCCTCCAAATCCCGTTGACGCCATTCTAAAGTAATCAGCACAATTGTCTGCGGTGGTGCAGTTAGCAAATTACTACTCCCAAGCCGGTCAAAATACTTACTTTCGCACTTTTCTAAGCCCcactttatatttatgtttaggCTTTGCTATTCACGCGTAAGTCGGACAccctatctatctatatatatatatacatatgaatataTCTTCCTATCTAAACAGAAGTACGAACTTTTTCTttgtacatataaaatatttaaagttgtGCGTAAATTATATGTGTTATGCGGTATTTTGGGACTTGAACTTGAAAGAGCACAACAGAAACAAATCATAATCATTGGAACTGACAAAAGCATTTCATAGTTAAACCAAGCTTCATAACAGTTTATGTTGAAACCTAATGAGGATGTAGAAGGAGAAAAACAGTAAAGTTGGCACTCTTCACAGGTAAGATTTAATTTCTTGAGAATCTCTTGCTGGCAAAgttagaaaataatatttgcttaaaactTCTGCAACTAAAATCTGGATGCCATCATTGCTTGTGACCAGCAAGGTGGCCATTAATATGCGGCTCTGGGATTATTAAGAAATCAACGAGGCTTCCtttcaaattttatatttaatcagAGCAACGGTCCCTATCCGCTTTTTACTATAATTAGGAAACTTTGATTGCCCAGGCAACGTGGTCGAGTAGTGCAGCTGACCGTTTGGCATTCAACATTAAATTAACGCAAGACTGCACATcggtttttaatatttcttataCTGCGAGCTCGAGACTCTGCAAAACGACCATCCGAAGGTAGGTCGTGTACTATTAACTCGCTGGGTGCTCAAGAGTTGTGTGTGCCTGGCTGTGCCCTCTGGAAAGGAATTTATCTAATCAATCGGGCAGCGTAACCCGAAAACTCTAGGACTCCTTAGCCTTGGTGGCTTGCAATCCGTTGTGCTAAAAGTCGAGAAGGGGATCAAAACAGCGCAAAAGGCGCCGTGTCGTTGGTCAAATCGCCCACCTCTGGCTGTCGGCCATAAAATACAGCGGAGCGAGCTTACACTTTTATTGCCTCGTAAATTTTTATAGTTCATACTTTAGGCATGCGTATGCAATACCGCAGATGTACATACGTTATCTGTGAGTGTACTGCTCCTGCGTGTGCGAGGGTCATGTATATGTATTGGCCGTATATGTTTTGGACGTATTTGTATTGGGATTGTCCTTGGTGCGCCACCATGTTATTTATGTGACCAAAGTCCACAGTGACGTCAAGGCCTGCTGCATTGATTTCAAATTTGTTCTGATTGAGCAAATTCgaacttatttatttcgtcatcagataAATCCACGGTTATGATTTGACTTGGACAATTGGCAATGCAAAGGACAAAATAACCTAGGAAATGACGAAAACGGAATACGAAATACGAGCTTGATGGTTTTTATAGTGGTTTCTGTATGTAGTGCTAAGCAGATTGCCTTTCGACGGAATACTTCCGTGGTACATATTTGGTACATACCTCCCCTCTTGTTCACGCAAATCGTCTTCTTCCTTCTATAATCAATGCAATACCAATTAAAATACTGTATAATATAGAGCTACTTGGTCCGTGCTGGATCATAAATCTCATTATAAATACCTTCGGGTCATCCTAAACAGGAAGCTAAACTTTGGCCGTCATTCTACATTGGTGAAGCATACTATGCTGTCAAAAGCTGCGAAAATGTCGTGGCTCATAGACATAGGAGCAAGCTCTTATAAAACACAAGGTGGCCATTGTTAAAACAATCCTCAGCCCGATTTGGAGATTTGGCCTGCTAGTTTATGGAATTGCTGCTAAATCGCACATAAGCAAAATCCGTGTAGATCAGAGTAAAATACTGGGAACAATGTGCAACGCTCCCTGGTACATGCGTACTAGTGACATAGAAAGAAATCTGCCAATAGAGGTTGGTGACGTTACTCGCTCAGAAGTACGAAGACAGGCTGAACCGGCATCCAAATGTTCTCGCTAGACGTTTGTTACGGCAGAATGTAAGGAAAAGACTAAAAAGACTCCACCCACAGGATCTGTCATTTAGCACCCTGTCGTCATGAATATcctaattgtttaaattagtTGTCTATGAATatcgaaatatataaaatatgtataaaataattatcaatCGTTTACGTTATGTTCAATACAATAGTATTACTAATTCCACTtcctaaaatatataatttcttaGGCTGC
This genomic stretch from Drosophila teissieri strain GT53w chromosome 2L, Prin_Dtei_1.1, whole genome shotgun sequence harbors:
- the LOC122612722 gene encoding zwei Ig domain protein zig-8 isoform X2, whose protein sequence is MPMVPPRLLLRLRRPLHLMELRILMLCLPTLLLATTLEPDQKSILTDNDWKKLWMRGGINGDSKLDNNLDSSDSPMFEDSELMAHNTTVQLGGTAFLVCKVSGVDRVGVNWNQISWIRRRDWHILSSGAQLYTNDERFAILHTPGSNMWTLQIKFVQRRDHGMYECQVSTPTGIISHFVNLQVVVPEAFILGSGELHVDMGSTINLVCIIEKSPTPPQYVYWQKNDRLINYVDSRRDITIETTPGPRTQSRLIIREPQITDSGNYTCSASNTEPASIYVFVSKGDNMAAISRRKTSSADRLTHIFRSMLAPCLLLNTVVVRHIFLT
- the LOC122612722 gene encoding zwei Ig domain protein zig-8 isoform X1, with the translated sequence MASTGFGGKRATKNLTLTQFVTALSTLQLRLSNACGSFLFVTDQKSILTDNDWKKLWMRGGINGDSKLDNNLDSSDSPMFEDSELMAHNTTVQLGGTAFLVCKVSGVDRVGVNWNQISWIRRRDWHILSSGAQLYTNDERFAILHTPGSNMWTLQIKFVQRRDHGMYECQVSTPTGIISHFVNLQVVVPEAFILGSGELHVDMGSTINLVCIIEKSPTPPQYVYWQKNDRLINYVDSRRDITIETTPGPRTQSRLIIREPQITDSGNYTCSASNTEPASIYVFVSKGDNMAAISRRKTSSADRLTHIFRSMLAPCLLLNTVVVRHIFLT